In Triticum aestivum cultivar Chinese Spring chromosome 5B, IWGSC CS RefSeq v2.1, whole genome shotgun sequence, the following proteins share a genomic window:
- the LOC123113630 gene encoding casein kinase 1-like protein HD16, whose protein sequence is MPELRSGVRRARLRSSRLEDVQAADQVATPVLPAPRGRGGRRGGGAAAGRGNKKAAAAGRGRPAPKARGKRVEAIDLTDQPFEDVPEAIVGEAVAVTAQQDLALNKVADRAANFKMEGASGDRLAAAEDEATTTPVPERVQVGGSPEYITDRKLGKGGFGQVYVGRRITGGASRTGPDAYEVALKLEHRRSKGCSYGPPFEWQVYQSLNGCYGIPSVHYKGRQGDYYILVMDMLGPSLWDVWNSMGQAMSSHMVACIAVESISILEKLHSKGFVHGDVKPENFLLGQPGSPDEKKLFLIDLGLASKWKKASSSQHVEYDQRPDIFRGTIRYASVHAHLGRTGSRRDDLESLAYTLIFLIRGRLPWQGFQGDNKSFLVCKKKMATSADVLSCFCPPPFKHFLEMVTNMKFDEEPNYAKLISLFDSLIEVPASRPIRIDGALKVGQKRGRMVVNLEEEEQPKKKVRLGSPATQWISVYNARRPMKQRYHYNVADSRLHQHIEKGNEDGLYISCVASSANFWALIMDAGTGFGSQVYELSQIFLHKDWIMEQWEKNFYITAIAGATNGSSLVVMSKGTPYTQQSYKVSESFPYKWINKKWKEGFHVTSMGTAGNRWGVVMSRNAGYSDQVVELDFLYPSEGLHRRWESGYRITSSAGTPDQAAFILSIPKRKPLDETQETLRTSAFPSNHVKEKWAKNLYIASICYGRTAC, encoded by the exons ATGCCAGAGCTGCGAAGTGGTGTTCGGAGAGCTCGTCTGAGGTCCAGCAGGCTTGAAGACGTCCAGGCTGCAGATCAGGTAGCCACTCCTGTGTTGCCAGCTCCCCGGGGGAGGGGTGGGAGGCGTGGTGGTGGTGCTGCGGCTGGCAGAGGCAACAAGAAAGCAGCTGCCGCAGGAAGGGGAAGGCCAGCTCCAAAGGCTAGAGGAAAGAGGGTCGAGGCTATTGATCTGACTGACCAGCCTTTCGAGGACGTCCCTGAAGCTATCGTTGGAGAGGCAGTTGCAGTCACCGCCCAGCAGGACCTTGCTTTGAACAAGGTAGCTGACAGGGCCGCCAACTTCAAAATGGAAGGTGCAAGTGGTGACAGACTTGCTGCGGCGGAAGATGAAGCCACGACGACGCCAGTGCCTGAGAGG GTTCAAGTTGGTGGCTCTCCAGAATATATAACTGATAGGAAGTTGGGCAAAGGTGGATTTGGCCAGGTCTATGTTGGCAGAAGAATAACTGGTGGGGCATCTCGTACGGGTCCAGATGCATATGAG GTTGCACTCAAACTCGAACATCGGAGAAGCAAAGGATGTAGTTATGGCCCCCCGTTTGAGTGGCAGGTTTATCA GTCTCTCAATGGTTGTTATGGCATACCATCAGTCCACTACAAGGGTCGCCAGGGAGACTACTACATTCTC GTAATGGATATGCTTGGTCCTAGCCTCTGGGATGTTTGGAATTCAATGGGACAGGC GATGTCTTCTCATATGGTTGCTTGCATTGCCGTTGAGTCCATATCAATCCTTGAGAAGCTTCATTCCAAAGG CTTTGTCCATGGAGATGTAAAGCCAGAAAACTTTTTGCTTGGTCAACCTGGATCACCTGATGAGAAGAAGCTTTTCCTAATTGATCTTGGTTTAG CATCCAAGTGGAAAAAAGCATCATCCAGTCAGCATGTTGAATACGACCAGAGGCCAGACATCTTTAG GGGAACAATTAGATATGCTAGTGTCCATGCTCATTTAGGCCGTACAGGCAGTAGAAGGGATGATTTGGAGTCACTAGCGTACACCCTTATTTTTTTAATAAGAGGAAGATTACCTTGGCAAGGCTTTCAG GGAGACAACAAGAGCTTTCTTGTTTGTAAGAAGAAGATGGCTACCTCTGCGGATGTTCTGAGTTGCTTCTGTCCACCTCCATTCAAACATTTTCTTGAGATGGTCACTAATATGAAATTCGATGAAGAGCCAAATTATGCAAAACTTATTTCTCTCTTTGATAGTCTGATTGAAGTGCCTGCTTCAAGACCCATCAGAATTGATGGTGCTCTAAAG GTTGGGCAGAAACGTGGAAGAATGGTTGTAAATCTTGAAGAAGAGGAACAGCCTAAGAAGAAAGTTCGGTTGGGGAGCCCAGCAACTCAATGGATTTCGGTTTATAATGCTAGGCGGCCCATGAAGCAGCG ATACCACTACAATGTAGCTGATTCAAGGTTGCACCAGCATATAGAAAAAGGCAATGAAGATGGCTTGTACATTAGTTGCGTAGCTTCTTCAGCAAATTTTTGGGCTCTCATAATGGACGCTGGGACCGGGTTTGGTTCTCAAGTGTATGAGCTTTCACAAATTTTCCTGCACAAG GATTGGATTATGGAGCAATGGGAAAAGAACTTCTATATAACAGCAATAGCTGGAGCAACCAATGGAAGCTCATTGGTTGTGATGTCCAAAG GAACTCCGTACACACAGCAGTCATACAAAGTCAGTGAATCTTTTCCTTATAAGTGGATTAATAAAAAGTGGAAAGAAGGTTTTCATGTAACATCCATGGGTACTGCTGGGAACCGTTGGGGAGTTGTCATGTCAAGGAATGCGGGCTACTCTGACCAG GTTGTAGAGTTGGATTTTCTGTATCCAAGTGAAGGACTCCATCGGCGATGGGAGAGTGGTTACAGAATAACTTCATCGGCAGGCACACCTGACCAAGCTGCTTTTATCTTGAGCATACCAAAGAGGAAGCCACTGGACGAGACCCAGGAAACCCTTCGAACTTCTGCCTTCCCCAGTAACCACGTGAAG GAAAAATGGGCGAAGAACCTGTACATCGCCTCGATCTGCTACGGGCGAACCGCGTGTTGA